From the Cystobacter ferrugineus genome, the window ATCCGAACTCCTGAAGGCTCTGGCGGAGCTCGCTCCGGTCGGCCTTTCTGGCGAGAAGTGGCTGGTGCGGGCCCCGTGAGGAGCCAGCTTTCCGACCTGCGACGGGTGGCAGTTGCCTTGTTCCTCCACGGACGCGCCGCTGGCCCCACTCCAGAGGGGAACCGATCCCCGCGAGTGCCCCACCGATCCGGGCGGCGGGGCTTCCCGCCCCAGCGGGAGAGGCGCGCTAGAAGCGTCGGCCGTCGACCGGTTGGGGCTTGAGGGCGGCGAGGTCCACGTCCTCCAGGCACCGCACGTTGATGGCGTACATCCGCTTGCCATCCGGCGTGGTCCCGGTGGCGAACGACTCCACGCCGCACTCCGGGCAGAACAGGTGGTGGATGACCTTCTTGTTGAACTGGTAGTCGGTGAGCGCCTTTTCGTCACCCTTCTGGAGGACGAACTGCTCGGGGGGCACGAAGGTGAGCAGCATTCCCCGCTTCTGGCAGATGCTGCAGTTGCAGGAGATGACGTTGTCCAGGTTCGCGCTCACTTCGTACGCGACCTTCCCGCAGTGACAGCCGCCCGTGTACTTCTTCAATTCCGACATGTGGAGGTCTCCAGACGTGACGTGGACCCATGCTCCCCGCGTGGTGCGAGGGGCACGTCCGGCTCGCACGATGGCACACCTCCTCTGGCGGGTGGTGTTGGGATGAAGGGGCTCACGCCCGGCGCAGGGTGATGATGGCCAATTCCGCCGGAGCGCCCAGCCGCACCGGCGGCCCGGTGGTGCCCGCGCCGCGGTTCACGTACAGCCACGAGCGGCCCTGCCGGTAGAGCCCCGCCGTCCACCGGCTGATGAACCGGGCCAGCGACAGGCCGCGCACGCCCGGCACCGCGAGCTGTCCGCCGTGGGTGTGCCCCGAGAGGGTCAGCTCGACCTGGTGGGCCTGGGCCTGGGGGAACAGGTTGGGGTCATGCGCGAGCAGCACCGTGGGCACCCCGTCCGGCCGGGCCGCGAGGGCTCGCCGCAGGTCGTGGCGCGAGGTCCAGGTGTCGTCCACCCCCGCGACGTACAGCCGCGCGTTGCCCCGCTCCACCACCACGCCGCGGTTGCGCAGCACGGTCAGGCCATGTCGCTCCAGCGAATGGACGAAGCGCTCCCCGTCCGTGAAGTAGTCGTGGTTGCCCATGCAGGCGAACACGCCGTCCCGGGCACGCAGCCCACCGAGCGCCCGGGAGACCGCCTCGACATGCGAGGAGCCCTGGGTGATGAGGTCTCCCGTGACGGACATCAGGTCGACGTCAAGGGCATTGAGGCGGGCGACCCAGGTGGCCACGCGGCTCTCGGGGACATAGGGGCCGCAGTGCACGTCGGAGATCTGCCCGATGCGATAGCCGTCCAGTTCGGGGGCGAGCCCTTCCACACGCACCTCGAGCCTCCGCAGCCGGGGCCGGCCGAGCACCGAGTGCGCCCCCGCGGCGAGCGCCAGGACGCCACAGGCACCCCAGACCCAGGCGCGGGGCAGGCCCGCGTGGATGGCCAGCGAGGCGGGAAGCAGGAGCACGCCGAACACCAGGCATGCCGTCCACCAGCCCAGCGTCAGGTAGGCCATGCGCGCGGGGCTCGTGGACTGCCAGGGCGTCTGCAGGTGGCGCAGATAGGGGAGCGACACCAGCACCGCCCCCAGCGCCGGCAGGGGCGAGTGGGTGACCACGCAGGCCCACAGCACCGCGGGGAGCTGGATCAGGGCGACGAAGAGGATCGTGAGGACCTGGAGTCGGCCCAGGGAGGGGGGAGCGCGGGACATGGACCCCCCATGTCTAACGCACGCGCGCGGGGAGTGCTGGAACTCAGGCGTTGGCGTGCCGCCTGCCCTCCACCCCGTGCAGGGGGAGGCTGAAGCAGAACGTGGTGCCCTCGCCGGGGGTACTTTCCAGCCAGATGCGGCCGCCATGCGCCTCGATGATGCGCGAGCTCAGGTGCAGCCCCAGTCCGGCCATGCCCGCGTAGCCTGGCGCTCCGGAAGGCAGGGGCTCGTAGAGCGGCTCGAAGACATGGGGTTGGCGCTCGGGGGGAATGCCGGGGCCGTGGTCGTGGACCGACACCACGGCCTCGTTGCCCGCGCACCCCAGCCGGACCTCGATGGGCCGGGCGGGCGGTGAGTAGCGCAGGGCGTTCTCCAGCAGGTGGGCCAGCACCTCGCCCATGCGCTGGCGGTCCGCCTCGATGATGGGCGTCTCCTCGGCGACGAGGTGGATGGGGTGTTCCGTGCTGCGCGACAGGCTGGCGACGTGCTCGGCCAGCAGGGCGCGCAGGTCCACCCGGTCCCGCTCCAGCTTCGTCAGGCCCGGTGTCATCCGCAGGGCCGTGAACAGGTGCTCCACGAGCCGTCCCAGCCGCCGGGCCCCCCGGGAGATGGCGGCGAGTCCCTTGCGCTGGCGCTCGGAGCCCGGCTCCTTCCAGGTGAGGATGTCCGCCCACGTCTGGAGCGTGGTCACCGGCGTCTTCAGCTCGTGGGCCGCCGCCGACATGAACTCCTCGCGCAGCCGCAGGGCCTCGCGTACCTCCTGGAACAGCCGGGCCTTCTCGATGGCCACCGCGACGAGCTGGCCCACGGTGGTGTGGAACTCGCGCTCGCTCGTGGACAGATCCAACGGCTCCCGGGAGAAGCTCGCCAGGACGCCCACCATCCGCCCGCGCGAGTGCAGGGGGATGAGCACCACGCTGGCGAAGCCCTCCCGCTTCGCCAGCGCGTGGCCCGGGAAGCACACGTCTCCGCCCCCCTGGGCGTCGATGAGCTGGATCGCCTCGTCCTGGACGGCTCCGGGGGGGAGCTCGCACGGGGTCAGCTCCTCCACGTCCTCGCGGCTCGTCGACGAGAAGCCATGAGCGGCCACCCGGGTGAAGCGCGAGGGATCCGGATGCGCCAGCCACAGCCCGACGGCATCCGCGCCCAGCGCCTGGCGGCACTGCTCGCTGGCCACGGAGGTGATGCGTTCGAACTCCACCTCGCGCACCAGGGCCTGCCCGATGCGGGCCAGGGCCTGCTCTCGCGCCAGGAGCCGGGTCCGCTCCTCCTCGATCTTCTTGCGTCCGGTGATGTCGTGGAGGACGACCTCGCCGAGGATGATCCGCCCGGTGGCGTCGCGTACCGGGGCCCCGTTGACGCTCATGAGGTACTCCTCGCCCGTGAGCGAGCACATGCGCAGCTCCAGGTCCGAGAAGGTCTCTCCCCGCAGCGCGCGCACCAGGGGCAGTTCCTCCAGGGAGAGGGGACGGCCGTCGGCATGGCGGATCCTCGAGCGCTGGAGGTGGTCGGCCAGGTGCATGTCCAGATGGGAGCGATCCTCGGCGCTCAGCAGCCGCAGCCCGGCGGGGTTGGCGTCGAACAACCGCCCATCCGGACTGGCCAGGAGGATGGCATCCGGCACGCTGGCGATGATGGCGGCGAGTTGCCGGGCATGGTCCTCGGCCTCGGCGCGCAGGGCATCCACCTCGCGCTGGCGTTGGGCGATGTGGGTGGCCATCTGGTTGAAGGCCTCGCCGAGCTCCTCCATTTCGTCGCCCGTCTGGATGTGGACGCGCCGGGCCATGTCCCCCTGGCCCAGGGCGTGGGCGAGCGCCTGGAGCTGACGCACGGGCCGCGTCTGACGGCGCGACAGCACCACGGCCAGCATGCCGCTGAACAGCGCGATGCCGATGACGGCGCCCAGCTTCAGGTACAGCCGCTGGGTGAGCGGGGCCATCGCGGACTCGCGCGAGGCCATCACCCCCACGGCCCAGTCGTAGCGGGGCGTGGGCACGAAGGCCCCCAGGATGTCTTCCTGGGTGAGGGGGTCCGTGGCCTGGTCGATCCGCATGGCGCGGCCCTCGAGCGCCGCGCGCAGCGGGGGGAACGAGGCGAAGGCCAGGCCGCGCTCGAAGGGCAGGGTGGGGGAGTGGGTGTGGAAGGCCAGCCGGCCGGCGGGGTCCACCAGGAGGATCTCCTGTTGGGAGTGGTGCCGGGCGGAGAGATAGCGCTGGGCCAGCAGGTGGGTCTCCATCACCACGTCCACCACGCCCATGGGTTGTCCCCGAGCGTCGCGGATCGGCACGGCGACGATCAGCCCCGCGCGCACGGGCCGCCGCAGCTCGAGCACCTCCGAGACGACGGGCGTGTTGGTGGCCATCACCTTCTGGAAGTAGGGCCGGTCTCCAATCCAGAGCCGGGGCTCGGCGGGCATCTCCGGGTCTCCCCAGCCGCGGTTGCGGCCCTGGGCGTCGTAGACCCCGACCGAGCTGAAGCGGGTGTGGTGCCCGGTGAGTTGCAGCAGGTGCGCATCCAACAGCTTGGGGTTGAGCGTGCGCACGAGGGGATCATTGGCCAGCGCCCAGCCCAGATCGATCGCCGCCTCGAAGGACTCGGTGACCTGCACGGCGACGGCATGGGCCGTGAGGCGCTGCGCGTCCAGGAGCGTCTTGCGCGTCATCCGCGCGTCCTCGACGAGATCCACGCTCAGTAAAACCATCACCGGCAGCAGTACCGCGGCGGAGGCGAGCAACAGCTTGCGCTGGAAGGTCAGGCGCAACGGAGCGCCGGGGACGGTTCGCACCCATTCACAACCCCATGTGTTCCCTCCCCTCGTCCCTGGCCTTTCCGGGGCGCTTCCGGAGCAGGCGGGCCGCCGACCCCAGGCCCAGGGAAGTAAGAGAATCCAGGGCTGCCTTCCGGGTCAAAAAACCCGTTTTCAGAGGGGGAACCCACGTATGTCCACTGGCGAACAGCTTCATTCTTTTAAGTTTTACTCGATTTTCCAATAAGACACCTTGCGCCTGCCCTGGCAGTCAAGATGGAGCCAGGCCCGACATCTGCGAGGAGTTTCAATGAGCTCGAGACTGTGGAAGACGCTGGGAATGCGCGGGTTGCTGACGGTGGGAATGGGGGGCGTGCTGCTGGGCGCCGGAGCCTGTGGTGGCGCCGCGCAGGAGCCCGCTGACCAGGTCACCGAGACCCAGGCGCGCCCGCTCGCGGCGGCGCCCATCGGGCAGACGATCTGGCTCAAGGCGTGCTCGACCCAGAAGTACGTGTCGGCGGACAAGAACATCAGCGCGGACGCACCCCTGGTGGCCGACCGTGCCGCCGCGGCGGGCTGGGAGCAGTTCCAGGTGGGTGACGCGGGCAACGGCTACATCACGCTGCGCGTGGCCGAGACGGGCCAGTACGTGTCGGCGGACACGAACCTGGGCGGCAAGCTCGTGGCCAACCGCGCGAGCGCGAGCGACTGGGAGCACTTCCAGTGGGTGGACTACGGCAATGGCTCCATCGGCTTGAAGGCCCGGAGCAACGGCCTGTTCGTGACCTCGGACCTGAACCAGGGCGCCGCGGGGCCGCTGGTGGCCAGCCGCGCGGCCTCGGGCGGGTGCTGGGAGTCCTTCTCGTGGGCCTCCGTGGGCGGTGGTGGCGGCAACCCGGGTGGCAACTGGGTGCAGATCTGGAGCGACGAGTTCGACGGCACCAGCATCAACACGTCCAACTGGGCCTATGTCACCAACATCCACGTGAACAACGAGCAGCAGCAGTACACGACCTCGTCGGAGAACGTGCAGGTCAGCAACGGCACCCTCAAGCTCATCGCCCGCTACAAGCCGACCAACGGCTACCCGTACACCTCGGGCCGTCTGGAGAGCGCGGGCAAGCGCGAGTTCGCACACGGCCGCATCGAGGCGCGCATCAAGCTGCCGGTGGGCCCCGGGCTGTGGCCGGCGTTCTGGCTGCTCGGCAATGACATCGCGACCAACCCCTGGCCGAGCTGTGGTGAGCTCGACATCATGGAGAACGTGGGCTACGGCGACTGGACGTCGGGCGCGCTGCATGGCCCCGGCTACTCGGGCAACACGCCCATCAACAGCCGCTTCTACCCGAACTCGTCCGTGAGCAACTGGCACGTGTACCGCACCGAGTACTCCCCCACGGACATCAAATGGTACATCGACGACGTGCTGGTGAAGACCACGCTCAAGTCCGAGGTCACGCGCTACGGCAACTGGGTGTACGACAAGCCGTACTACATCATCCTCAACCTGGCGGTGGGTGGCACCTATCCGCAGGGCGTCAACGGCGCCACCTACCCGTACCCCGGCGTGCCGCAGTCCACGGCGGACCTCATCCGCAACACGCCCCAGGTCATGGAAGTCGACTGGGTGCGCGCCTACCAGTGGCGGTAGCGGATAGGAGCGCGTCCGACGCTCCGTTCCTCGACTGAAGCGTCCTCACTTGCCGGTCCTTCCGCTCGTGCACATGTGGTGCACGGGCAGTGAAGGCACCGGCAAGTGCGTTTCGGGAGGGGACGGATGGGGACGCGGATTGGCCTGATGGCGGGCGTGGGGTTGTGTCTGGCGTGTGGGGTGGTGTTGCCTGGTGCGGACATCCCGGGGCTCCCGGGTGGGCTGAAGCCTCCTCCCCGGCCGGGCCCGCCGTCGACGCCCTCGCCGGGAGAAGCCCCCGAGGAACCGCCCGACGTGGGTGTGGGCACGCCGCCCGAGCTGCCCACGGACCCTCCCTCCGAGCCCCCTCCGGCTCCGGGCGGCGGCGACGCGCGTGGGCGGTGGCTGCGCGCTTCCTTCTACGCGGGGGTGTCCCCCGAGGGCCTGGCGGTCGGTGACTTCAACGGGGATGGCGCGCCAGACGCGGCCATCAACGCGGGGGGGCGCAACTACAGCAGTGAGTATGTCCCTCGGACGGGGGAGTTCCTGCTGCTGCGCAACGACGGAGCGGGGCGCCTCGCTCCGGCCGCGGAACCATTCCGTCTGACGAGCTCCGGGCGCATCGTGGCGGGTGACGCCAATGGGGATGGCCACCTGGACGCGCTCGTGGGCACCCTCTTCGGCCTCCGGATCCTGCTGGGTCAGGGGGACGGCTCCTTCGTGGAGCATGCGTTGCCGTGGTCTTCCACCGACGGCATCGTCTCGAGCCTGGGCCTGTGGCCCTCGGCCTCGGGTCCCTCCACGCTCTGGACCCTGGGCAATCATGAGGGTCGCCCCGCGGGTATGGCGGGCTTCTTCATGCTGCGCCCCTCGGGAATGGGCACGTGGAGTTCCAGGTCCCTGACGCTGACCCTGCATGACACCGACTACCCGGTGGTGTACGGGACCGACTCGGGACGGGCGGCGGCGATCGCGGACTTCAACGAGGATGGCCTCCCGGATGTGGCATTCAACGGCGCCCAGGGCCATGGGTGGCGCGCGCATGTCCTCCTGGGCACCGCCTTGGGCCATGTCCAGCCGTCGGGTGAGTTCCCCACGTCGCGGTTCTTCCGCCACGTGTACGCCGCGGACTTCAATCGGGACGGGCATGTGGATCTGCTCGGCGCCGGGGACTCCTTCCTGGAGCTGTTCCTGGGCAACGGGCACGGGGGTTTCTCCGAGGGG encodes:
- a CDS encoding glycoside hydrolase family 16 protein, producing the protein MSSRLWKTLGMRGLLTVGMGGVLLGAGACGGAAQEPADQVTETQARPLAAAPIGQTIWLKACSTQKYVSADKNISADAPLVADRAAAAGWEQFQVGDAGNGYITLRVAETGQYVSADTNLGGKLVANRASASDWEHFQWVDYGNGSIGLKARSNGLFVTSDLNQGAAGPLVASRAASGGCWESFSWASVGGGGGNPGGNWVQIWSDEFDGTSINTSNWAYVTNIHVNNEQQQYTTSSENVQVSNGTLKLIARYKPTNGYPYTSGRLESAGKREFAHGRIEARIKLPVGPGLWPAFWLLGNDIATNPWPSCGELDIMENVGYGDWTSGALHGPGYSGNTPINSRFYPNSSVSNWHVYRTEYSPTDIKWYIDDVLVKTTLKSEVTRYGNWVYDKPYYIILNLAVGGTYPQGVNGATYPYPGVPQSTADLIRNTPQVMEVDWVRAYQWR
- a CDS encoding GFA family protein, whose translation is MSELKKYTGGCHCGKVAYEVSANLDNVISCNCSICQKRGMLLTFVPPEQFVLQKGDEKALTDYQFNKKVIHHLFCPECGVESFATGTTPDGKRMYAINVRCLEDVDLAALKPQPVDGRRF
- a CDS encoding FG-GAP repeat domain-containing protein is translated as MGTRIGLMAGVGLCLACGVVLPGADIPGLPGGLKPPPRPGPPSTPSPGEAPEEPPDVGVGTPPELPTDPPSEPPPAPGGGDARGRWLRASFYAGVSPEGLAVGDFNGDGAPDAAINAGGRNYSSEYVPRTGEFLLLRNDGAGRLAPAAEPFRLTSSGRIVAGDANGDGHLDALVGTLFGLRILLGQGDGSFVEHALPWSSTDGIVSSLGLWPSASGPSTLWTLGNHEGRPAGMAGFFMLRPSGMGTWSSRSLTLTLHDTDYPVVYGTDSGRAAAIADFNEDGLPDVAFNGAQGHGWRAHVLLGTALGHVQPSGEFPTSRFFRHVYAADFNRDGHVDLLGAGDSFLELFLGNGHGGFSEGHLQDLSSVAEDAAVVDFDGDGAQDVVALHGSTSEVSLFRGKGDGTLVAHGRLTVGRRPRAAAVADLDRDGEVELLVAEADDNTVSVYTVPPEPWSPPAVATACPLDLQAISIEETVSPVARFQVGQATSPAMTVGDFDGDGRRDLALAQGASGWC
- a CDS encoding ATP-binding protein, coding for MRTVPGAPLRLTFQRKLLLASAAVLLPVMVLLSVDLVEDARMTRKTLLDAQRLTAHAVAVQVTESFEAAIDLGWALANDPLVRTLNPKLLDAHLLQLTGHHTRFSSVGVYDAQGRNRGWGDPEMPAEPRLWIGDRPYFQKVMATNTPVVSEVLELRRPVRAGLIVAVPIRDARGQPMGVVDVVMETHLLAQRYLSARHHSQQEILLVDPAGRLAFHTHSPTLPFERGLAFASFPPLRAALEGRAMRIDQATDPLTQEDILGAFVPTPRYDWAVGVMASRESAMAPLTQRLYLKLGAVIGIALFSGMLAVVLSRRQTRPVRQLQALAHALGQGDMARRVHIQTGDEMEELGEAFNQMATHIAQRQREVDALRAEAEDHARQLAAIIASVPDAILLASPDGRLFDANPAGLRLLSAEDRSHLDMHLADHLQRSRIRHADGRPLSLEELPLVRALRGETFSDLELRMCSLTGEEYLMSVNGAPVRDATGRIILGEVVLHDITGRKKIEEERTRLLAREQALARIGQALVREVEFERITSVASEQCRQALGADAVGLWLAHPDPSRFTRVAAHGFSSTSREDVEELTPCELPPGAVQDEAIQLIDAQGGGDVCFPGHALAKREGFASVVLIPLHSRGRMVGVLASFSREPLDLSTSEREFHTTVGQLVAVAIEKARLFQEVREALRLREEFMSAAAHELKTPVTTLQTWADILTWKEPGSERQRKGLAAISRGARRLGRLVEHLFTALRMTPGLTKLERDRVDLRALLAEHVASLSRSTEHPIHLVAEETPIIEADRQRMGEVLAHLLENALRYSPPARPIEVRLGCAGNEAVVSVHDHGPGIPPERQPHVFEPLYEPLPSGAPGYAGMAGLGLHLSSRIIEAHGGRIWLESTPGEGTTFCFSLPLHGVEGRRHANA
- a CDS encoding metallophosphoesterase produces the protein MSRAPPSLGRLQVLTILFVALIQLPAVLWACVVTHSPLPALGAVLVSLPYLRHLQTPWQSTSPARMAYLTLGWWTACLVFGVLLLPASLAIHAGLPRAWVWGACGVLALAAGAHSVLGRPRLRRLEVRVEGLAPELDGYRIGQISDVHCGPYVPESRVATWVARLNALDVDLMSVTGDLITQGSSHVEAVSRALGGLRARDGVFACMGNHDYFTDGERFVHSLERHGLTVLRNRGVVVERGNARLYVAGVDDTWTSRHDLRRALAARPDGVPTVLLAHDPNLFPQAQAHQVELTLSGHTHGGQLAVPGVRGLSLARFISRWTAGLYRQGRSWLYVNRGAGTTGPPVRLGAPAELAIITLRRA